In the genome of Halobacterium noricense, one region contains:
- a CDS encoding heme ABC transporter ATP-binding protein, producing the protein MTLDVRDVDVELGGTQILNEVSADVGDGRLVGVVGPNGAGKSTLLRAMNGVVEPVAGTVLVDDEAVHELPSKAASRRIASVPQDTSLGFEFTVRETVEMGRHAHVPRFGSDPDPDAVERAMERAEVAQFADREVTSLSGGEKQRVLLARALAQQAPVLLLDEPTASLDVNHQVRTLELVRGLADDAERAVVAAIHDLDLAARYCDELVLVADGRVLDSGRPEDVLTPEQVREAFDARVAVGTDPATGDPTVTPLPDAEGDLAERVHVLGGGDAATPVLRELAGVGATVTVGPVSEGSLDHETATRFGFEAVTVPPFSTPDDAAVSRARDLVGAADAVVVAGDAVSWGANETLCDAADAAVVIGDAGPRTVAGACVELGSLVDALAALDVEPDSFAVADGGNVADD; encoded by the coding sequence GTGACCCTTGACGTCCGCGACGTCGACGTGGAACTCGGCGGCACGCAGATTCTGAACGAAGTGAGCGCAGACGTCGGCGACGGTCGGCTCGTCGGCGTCGTCGGCCCAAACGGGGCAGGGAAGTCGACGCTGTTGCGCGCGATGAACGGCGTCGTCGAACCCGTTGCCGGCACTGTCCTCGTCGACGACGAAGCCGTCCACGAACTCCCCTCGAAGGCCGCGAGCCGCCGCATCGCCAGCGTCCCCCAGGATACGAGCCTCGGCTTCGAATTCACCGTCCGCGAGACCGTCGAGATGGGGCGCCACGCCCACGTCCCACGGTTCGGCTCCGACCCCGACCCAGATGCCGTCGAGCGGGCGATGGAGCGTGCGGAGGTCGCACAGTTCGCGGACCGCGAGGTTACCTCGCTGTCGGGCGGCGAGAAACAGCGCGTGCTGTTGGCGCGCGCGCTCGCCCAGCAAGCGCCCGTCCTGCTGTTGGACGAGCCGACCGCGAGCCTCGACGTCAACCACCAAGTGCGTACGCTCGAACTCGTCCGCGGGCTCGCCGACGACGCTGAGCGCGCCGTCGTCGCGGCCATCCACGACCTCGACCTGGCGGCCCGGTACTGCGACGAACTCGTGCTCGTCGCGGACGGCCGCGTGCTCGACTCCGGCCGCCCCGAAGACGTACTCACGCCAGAGCAGGTCCGCGAAGCGTTCGACGCCCGCGTCGCGGTCGGCACCGACCCTGCGACCGGCGACCCGACAGTTACGCCGCTCCCGGACGCCGAGGGTGACCTTGCCGAGCGCGTCCACGTGCTCGGCGGCGGGGACGCCGCGACGCCCGTCCTCCGCGAACTCGCTGGCGTCGGCGCGACCGTAACTGTCGGCCCTGTCAGTGAGGGGTCGCTGGACCACGAGACCGCGACTCGATTCGGGTTCGAGGCTGTCACCGTCCCACCGTTCTCGACGCCCGACGATGCTGCGGTTTCTCGCGCCCGTGACCTCGTCGGCGCGGCTGACGCGGTCGTCGTGGCTGGCGACGCCGTTTCGTGGGGGGCTAACGAGACGCTTTGCGACGCCGCCGACGCAGCCGTCGTCATCGGCGACGCTGGCCCGCGAACTGTCGCTGGTGCGTGCGTCGAACTCGGCTCGCTCGTGGACGCACTCGCGGCGCTCGACGTCGAACCCGATTCGTTCGCGGTCGCCGACGGCGGCAACGTGGCGGACGATTGA